The genomic segment TCTGGCGTAACCACCGGATCAACATTATCGATACGCCAGGGCACGTGGATTTCACGGTCGAGGTGGAGCGCTCCCTGCGCGTGCTGGACGGCGCCGTTGCGGTGTTTTGCTCGGTGGGCGGGGTGGAGCCCCAGTCCGAGACCGTCTGGCGCCAGGCCGACAAGTACGGGGTTCCGCGCATCGCCTACATCAACAAGATGGACCGTATCGGCGCGGACTTTTACCGCAGCATGGAATCCATCCGTCACAAACTCAATGCCAACCCCGTCGCCTTGCAGCTGCCCATCGGGGCCGAGGACAGGTTCCGGGGCATCGTCGACCTGGTGGAGAACAAGGCGCTTATATATGGCGATGATTTGGGTAAACAAGTAAGCGAAGTGGATATCCCTGCCGAGATGGCGGAGGAAGCCGCCGCGTACCGGGAGAAGCTGTTGGAAGCCATCGCCGAGGCCGACGAGGACCTGATGGTCAAGTACCTGGAAGGCGAGCCGCTCACGGCCGGGGAGATCCGCGCCGGTATCCGGAAAGCGACGGTGGCGGTGCAGATGATCCCGGTCCTTTGCGGTTCCTCGTACCGGAACAAAGGGGTGCAGCCCCTGTTGGACGCCATCGTCGATTACCTGCCGGCGCCCACGGACATCCCGCCGGTGCGGGGTGTGAACCCCCGGACCGGGCAGGAGGATGAACGGGAGGCCCGGGACGACGCTCCCTTCGCCGCCCTGGCCTTTAAGATCATGGTCGACCCTTACGTGGGTAAGCTGACCTTCTTCCGGGTTTACTCCGGGGTCCTGAAGTCCGGTTCGGTCGTCTTCAACTCGACCAAGGGGAAACGGGAGCGCATCGGCCGGTTGCTCCTGATGCACGCCAACCACCGCGAAGAGGTGGATGCGGTTTACGCGGGGGACATCGCCGCGGCCGTCGGCCTGAAGACGGCCACCACCGGCGACACCCTCTGCGCGGAGCAGGCGCCGGTCGTCCTGGAGGCCATCGAGTTTCCGGAGCCCGTGATTGCCGTCGCCATCGAGCCCAAGACCAAGGCCGACCAGGATAAGATGGGCGTCGCGTTGCAGCGACTGGCCGAGGAGGATCCGACCTTCAAGGTCCGCGTCGAGGAAGAGACCGGGCAGACCCTGATCTCCGGCATGGGCGAACTGCACCTGGAGATCATCGTCGACCGGCTGCTGCGCGAGTTCAACGTCCAGGCCAATGTCGGCCGGCCGCAGGTGGCGTATAAGGAGACCCTGCGGCGCGCGACCAGGGCCGAGGGCAAGTTCGTCCGCCAGACGGGCGGGCGCGGCCAGTACGGGCACGTTATATTGCAGGTGGAGCCCCGCGAGCGCGGGCAGGGATTCGCGTTCCTGAACAAGGTCGTTGGCGGCGCGGTGCCGAAAGAGTTCATCCCGGCCGTGCAGGCCGGGGTGGAGGAGGCGTTGCAGAGCGGACCGCTCCTCGGTTACCCGGTCATCGATGTCCAGGTCACCCTGGTGGACGGTTCCTACCACCCCGTGGATTCCTCGGAGATGGCCTTTAAGATCGCCGCTTCGATGGGGTTCAAGAAGGCGGCGTCCGAGGGGGGGCCGGTGCTTCTCGAGCCCGTGATGCGGGTCGAGGTGACCGTGCCGGAGGAGTTCACCGGGGATGTGATCAGTGACCTGAACGCCCGGCGGGGGCACATCGACGAGATGGGCCTGGAAGGTAACGTCCGCGTGGTGCGCGCCCGGGTTCCGCTGGCCGAGATGTTCGGCTACGCCACCGAACTGCGTTCCCGCACTCAGGGGCGGGGCAACTATAATATGCAGTTCGATCATTATGCTGAGGTCCCCGCCGGCCTGGTGGAGAAACTCAGCCGGCGTTAGATCTGGATACTATTCTTCAAGGAGGCAAACCGCAAAATGGCGAAGGCCAAATTTGTACGCTCCAAGCCCCACGTCAACATCGGGACGATCGGGCACGTCGACCATGGCAAGACCACACTGACGGCGGCGATCACCCTGATCCTGTCCAAGTTCGGTCAGGCCACGTACAAGAAATACGACGAGATCGACGCGGCGCCCGAAGAGAAAGCGCGCGGCATCACCATCAACACCGCGCACGTCGAGTACGAGACCGAAAAGCGGCATTACGCCCACGTCGACTGCCCGGGCCACGCCGACTACATCAAAAACATGATCACCGGCGCGGCGCAGATGGACGGCGCCATCCTCGTCGTCTCCGCGGCCGACGGCCCGATGCCGCAGACGCGCGAGCACATCCTCCTGGCGCGGCAGGTGGCCGTGCCGTCCATCGTCGTCTTCCTCAACAAAGCCGATATGGTCGACGACCCCGAGCTTTTGGAGCTCGTCGAGATGGAAGTGCGCGAGCTTCTGTCCACCTACGAATTCCCGGGGGACGACTCCCCGGTCATCGCCGGGTCCGCCTTAAAGGCCCTCGAGTGCGGCTGCGGCAAGCGCGAGTGCGAGGCCTGCGGGCCGATCTTAAAGCT from the Thermoanaerobacterales bacterium genome contains:
- the fusA gene encoding elongation factor G, producing the protein MGRSVPLERTRNIGIMAHIDAGKTTTTERILFYTGRVHRIGEVDDGAATMDWMVQEQERGITITSAATTCFWRNHRINIIDTPGHVDFTVEVERSLRVLDGAVAVFCSVGGVEPQSETVWRQADKYGVPRIAYINKMDRIGADFYRSMESIRHKLNANPVALQLPIGAEDRFRGIVDLVENKALIYGDDLGKQVSEVDIPAEMAEEAAAYREKLLEAIAEADEDLMVKYLEGEPLTAGEIRAGIRKATVAVQMIPVLCGSSYRNKGVQPLLDAIVDYLPAPTDIPPVRGVNPRTGQEDEREARDDAPFAALAFKIMVDPYVGKLTFFRVYSGVLKSGSVVFNSTKGKRERIGRLLLMHANHREEVDAVYAGDIAAAVGLKTATTGDTLCAEQAPVVLEAIEFPEPVIAVAIEPKTKADQDKMGVALQRLAEEDPTFKVRVEEETGQTLISGMGELHLEIIVDRLLREFNVQANVGRPQVAYKETLRRATRAEGKFVRQTGGRGQYGHVILQVEPRERGQGFAFLNKVVGGAVPKEFIPAVQAGVEEALQSGPLLGYPVIDVQVTLVDGSYHPVDSSEMAFKIAASMGFKKAASEGGPVLLEPVMRVEVTVPEEFTGDVISDLNARRGHIDEMGLEGNVRVVRARVPLAEMFGYATELRSRTQGRGNYNMQFDHYAEVPAGLVEKLSRR